One genomic window of Candidatus Nitrosopumilus sediminis includes the following:
- a CDS encoding ribosome biogenesis protein, which translates to MISLILSESSLELVPVELEHHPSIISHAQKLGKHPSEILLDNSWHFAAMKGIENELKRGRPDLVHFSILEATTIPLYLQNKMKLYVHTLDDKVISFGKNVHIPKSYHRFEGVIEKLYQEKRITTKDNDLLLEIEEKTFSQLIDEINPSKVIGFSTKGTNSTYEKIAKEITNNACIVLGGFQKGHFSDSVENKITDLYSVGDESFEGHVVIARMLYEYEKTIFM; encoded by the coding sequence ATGATTTCTTTAATTTTATCTGAATCTTCATTAGAACTTGTTCCAGTTGAATTAGAACATCATCCATCAATAATTTCACATGCGCAAAAACTGGGAAAACATCCATCAGAAATTTTACTAGATAATTCATGGCATTTTGCAGCTATGAAAGGGATTGAAAATGAACTGAAACGAGGCAGACCTGATCTAGTACACTTTTCAATACTAGAAGCAACAACTATTCCATTATACCTTCAAAATAAAATGAAACTTTATGTTCATACACTTGATGACAAAGTAATCTCTTTTGGCAAAAATGTTCACATTCCCAAATCATATCACAGATTTGAAGGAGTGATAGAAAAATTATATCAGGAAAAAAGAATTACTACAAAAGACAATGATCTTTTATTAGAAATTGAAGAAAAAACATTTTCTCAACTAATTGATGAGATCAATCCTTCCAAAGTGATTGGTTTCTCAACAAAGGGTACGAATAGTACATATGAAAAAATTGCAAAAGAGATTACAAATAATGCCTGTATTGTGCTTGGAGGATTTCAAAAGGGGCATTTCTCTGATTCAGTTGAAAATAAAATAACAGATCTTTATTCAGTTGGAGATGAATCCTTTGAGGGTCACGTTGTAATTGCTAGAATGCTCTATGAGTATGAAAAAACCATTTTTATGTAG
- a CDS encoding adenosylcobalamin-dependent ribonucleoside-diphosphate reductase, with product MDNSQIENTITEIRKRSGAVTAFNKDKISNAIYRALAATSKADRGVADKLANDVVNKLVEQGFTSSRSPTVEDIQDIVESTLIDSGNSDIAKAYIVYRHERRKLRDEKMKVLNLKTLDPVSKKFDLNCLRVLASRYLFRNSKSEIIESPTQMFERVAILVGIGDMLYDSQIFDKSGNNKQDIDEAKSYLEKLDAFDYKFKVGDYFFNKWHFRALINHYVTLASKGQMKISFKDLLTLLAGKKLEVYADKITEYFQMMTAQDFLPNSPTMMNAGGRLGQLSACFVLGMNDGMEEIMKSTSDAALIFKSGGGVGINYSDLREEGDIVASTSGVASGPVSFMNIINTVTEVVKQGGKRRGANMGIIEAWHPDVEKFITNKTEAGVLENFNISVGIWEDFWHALVNTTDGNYVLRSPRDKKPVKEINAHQLIDLIALSAWKSAEPGLIFFDQINKYNVFAKARQAPLRATNPCGEQSLYPYESCNLGSINLVNLAKRQADGSYEFDWQGYEEIIRKTTRFLDNIIDVNNYPVPEINVASKESRRIGLGVMGVADLLYRLKIPYNSKEGYELQSKLSEALTYYSMEESVALANARGEFPLCAKTEYPEGKIPVSGYYEKPKDSHSYEWDPLIEKIQKHGIRNVLTTTVAPTGTLSMIADCSNGMEPAFALVFEKRVTVGRFFYTNKILEEALKEEGLYSDEILEKIADNYGSLKGIEEIPQWMQDVFVTAMDIHWADHLMAQGVWQDWIGNAIAKTINMPYDVTVEDVKSAYLLAHEIGLKGMTVYRDGSRHKQVLHMTNENATKTFDVSPSDYMTEYVTTKITNPYIKSQVNAALALKVHDEEIKLEPPKIEEVSEDRLCPTCKNNLVFVEGCSICIECGYSGCTSG from the coding sequence ATGGACAATTCACAAATAGAAAATACGATCACTGAGATCCGTAAGCGCAGTGGCGCAGTAACGGCTTTCAATAAAGATAAAATTTCAAATGCCATTTATCGGGCATTGGCAGCCACCTCTAAAGCCGACCGTGGCGTTGCCGACAAACTAGCAAATGATGTAGTTAACAAGTTAGTTGAGCAAGGATTTACTAGCTCTAGATCACCTACAGTTGAAGATATTCAAGATATTGTAGAATCTACTTTAATTGATAGTGGCAATAGCGATATTGCAAAAGCATACATCGTCTATAGACATGAGAGAAGGAAATTAAGAGATGAAAAAATGAAGGTCTTGAATCTAAAGACCCTTGATCCAGTCTCAAAGAAATTTGACTTGAACTGTCTTAGAGTTCTAGCCTCAAGATATCTTTTTAGAAATTCCAAAAGTGAGATTATTGAATCTCCAACTCAAATGTTTGAAAGAGTCGCAATTCTAGTAGGAATTGGTGACATGCTTTATGATTCTCAAATATTTGATAAATCTGGAAATAACAAACAGGATATAGATGAAGCAAAATCTTATCTTGAAAAACTAGATGCCTTTGATTATAAATTCAAAGTTGGAGATTATTTCTTCAACAAATGGCATTTTAGAGCTTTAATCAATCACTATGTGACTCTTGCAAGCAAAGGTCAGATGAAAATAAGTTTCAAAGATCTTTTGACACTCCTAGCAGGAAAGAAACTCGAAGTGTATGCAGATAAAATTACTGAATACTTCCAGATGATGACTGCACAAGACTTTCTACCCAATTCACCAACAATGATGAATGCAGGTGGAAGACTAGGACAGCTCTCAGCATGCTTTGTACTTGGAATGAATGATGGCATGGAAGAAATCATGAAATCAACTTCTGATGCAGCATTAATCTTCAAGTCTGGCGGTGGAGTTGGAATCAATTATTCGGATCTTCGTGAAGAAGGTGATATTGTAGCCTCAACATCTGGCGTTGCATCCGGCCCCGTATCTTTCATGAATATCATCAATACTGTAACTGAAGTTGTAAAACAAGGTGGAAAAAGACGTGGTGCAAACATGGGAATCATTGAAGCATGGCATCCTGATGTTGAAAAATTCATCACAAACAAAACCGAGGCAGGAGTTTTGGAGAACTTCAACATAAGTGTTGGAATCTGGGAAGACTTTTGGCATGCACTTGTAAACACAACTGATGGTAACTATGTCCTACGTAGCCCACGTGACAAAAAACCTGTAAAAGAAATCAATGCACATCAACTAATTGATCTAATTGCATTATCTGCATGGAAAAGTGCAGAACCAGGTTTGATCTTCTTTGATCAAATTAACAAGTATAACGTATTTGCAAAAGCTAGACAAGCCCCACTAAGAGCTACAAATCCATGTGGTGAACAAAGTCTCTATCCATACGAATCATGCAATCTAGGTTCTATCAATTTGGTAAATCTTGCAAAAAGACAAGCAGATGGTTCTTATGAATTTGATTGGCAAGGATATGAAGAGATTATCCGCAAGACAACAAGATTCTTGGATAACATCATTGATGTAAATAATTATCCAGTACCAGAAATCAATGTAGCATCAAAAGAGTCTAGAAGAATTGGACTAGGAGTTATGGGAGTAGCTGATCTGTTATACAGACTAAAGATTCCATACAATTCTAAAGAAGGCTATGAACTACAATCAAAACTATCTGAAGCCCTAACATACTATTCAATGGAAGAAAGTGTTGCACTTGCTAATGCTCGTGGCGAATTCCCATTATGTGCAAAAACAGAATATCCTGAAGGAAAAATCCCTGTGTCTGGATACTATGAGAAACCAAAAGATTCTCATTCTTATGAATGGGATCCACTCATTGAGAAAATCCAAAAACATGGTATTAGAAATGTCTTAACCACTACAGTGGCTCCAACTGGAACACTATCTATGATTGCAGACTGTTCAAATGGAATGGAACCTGCATTTGCTCTAGTGTTTGAAAAGAGAGTTACAGTTGGACGATTCTTCTATACTAACAAGATTCTTGAAGAAGCTCTGAAAGAAGAAGGTCTCTACAGTGATGAAATTCTTGAAAAGATTGCAGACAACTATGGCTCGTTGAAAGGAATTGAAGAGATTCCACAATGGATGCAAGATGTCTTTGTTACAGCAATGGATATCCATTGGGCTGATCATCTAATGGCTCAAGGTGTATGGCAAGATTGGATTGGAAATGCAATTGCAAAAACAATCAACATGCCATATGATGTAACAGTAGAAGATGTGAAATCTGCATATCTATTGGCACACGAAATTGGTCTAAAAGGAATGACTGTTTATCGTGATGGCTCTAGACACAAACAAGTTCTTCACATGACAAACGAGAATGCAACAAAGACGTTTGACGTATCTCCAAGTGATTACATGACTGAATATGTGACTACAAAAATCACCAACCCATACATCAAGTCTCAAGTTAATGCTGCACTTGCATTAAAGGTACATGATGAAGAAATCAAATTAGAACCTCCGAAAATTGAAGAGGTTTCTGAAGATCGTCTATGTCCAACATGTAAAAACAATCTAGTATTTGTTGAAGGTTGTAGTATCTGCATTGAATGTGGATACAGTGGTTGTACTTCTGGATAA
- the nrdD gene encoding anaerobic ribonucleoside-triphosphate reductase: MKLSKEELELDIDPDLDTDLDADIDDADLDVDLDSDDDSDPKRGGILQSTSKRVRMIFSVMASPNRIDILRILNSKGPLTYSELKSLAGFKSKKESGKFAYHLRKLLRQSLVALNKSERRYTITNLGKLVLSLARQIEERSIIESGKMYVRTSSESIEEFNSHKIIQSLVREGSLPLELAQKITEEVENRIYKYQTTYLTGALIREMVNSVLLEHGHEEYRNKLARLGLPVYDVQEMISNLDNVDNGAEGLLFNAGQRVFAEHLLTNILPKDVADSHLSGDLHISNPGIWSMIPDTIFVNVKELIEDGIDLGGKYLDVSRIPASKQLDEITSSLSVVIALLSKEASQEVVLDGLVPLFTKHSKSLPELEQKLTFAFATASTTSKYNKTSTNVSIRLQLGTDTKIINSIINAYKNYAKITPIPKIGLVIDADKGKVTDVSQAVAEIISIGGKVMFAKGQTSSYGITNGSTKASGPLSITLQSVSINLPRLAFESNKDETYFRARLALLMKPALASMALRKKEISDLTRRGLNPILAKNTQYMQRSSVSLVVNLVGLKEAVFNILGFQDNKEGRDILHKVIETAVDVGAKKGKELGDTVAISMTETEGSARFATLDGEKYGKNSSLNSMESDFYSQGVVIKASEVSDYTNKSEPISECNKLSKLLNGGLLVTLDIDKNAKIEAIKKSIEKTSELTPSFKLVRHTAICGECGFKDEQFDDKCPKCKSPYVV; encoded by the coding sequence ATGAAACTAAGTAAAGAGGAACTTGAATTAGATATAGATCCCGACTTAGATACAGACCTAGATGCAGATATTGATGATGCAGATCTAGATGTCGACTTGGACTCTGATGACGATTCAGATCCAAAGCGAGGTGGAATATTACAGTCTACTTCAAAACGTGTCAGAATGATTTTCTCTGTCATGGCAAGTCCAAATAGAATTGATATTCTCAGAATCCTGAATTCTAAAGGTCCTTTAACTTACTCTGAACTAAAATCCCTAGCTGGATTCAAGTCAAAAAAAGAAAGTGGCAAATTTGCATACCATTTGAGAAAATTACTTAGACAATCACTTGTTGCACTAAACAAATCTGAAAGACGTTATACCATTACAAATCTTGGAAAACTTGTTCTAAGTTTAGCAAGACAAATTGAAGAAAGATCAATTATTGAAAGTGGAAAAATGTATGTTAGAACATCATCTGAGTCAATTGAGGAATTTAACTCACATAAAATTATTCAATCTCTAGTTCGTGAAGGAAGCCTTCCATTAGAACTAGCACAAAAAATTACTGAAGAAGTTGAAAATAGAATTTACAAATATCAGACTACATATCTTACAGGCGCATTAATTCGTGAAATGGTCAATTCTGTCCTGCTTGAGCATGGCCATGAGGAATATAGGAACAAACTCGCACGCCTAGGTTTGCCTGTGTATGATGTTCAAGAAATGATTTCTAATCTAGATAATGTAGATAATGGTGCTGAAGGCCTCTTGTTTAATGCTGGACAGCGAGTATTTGCTGAACATCTTCTTACAAATATTTTACCAAAAGATGTAGCAGACTCGCATCTTTCTGGCGACTTGCATATTTCAAATCCTGGAATCTGGTCAATGATTCCTGATACAATCTTTGTTAACGTTAAAGAATTAATTGAAGATGGAATTGATCTTGGTGGAAAATATCTTGATGTATCAAGAATTCCTGCATCAAAACAACTTGATGAAATTACAAGTTCATTGTCTGTAGTTATCGCCCTTCTTTCAAAAGAAGCTTCACAAGAAGTTGTACTTGATGGTTTAGTTCCATTATTTACAAAGCATTCAAAGTCACTTCCAGAACTTGAACAAAAATTAACTTTTGCATTTGCAACTGCATCCACAACATCAAAATACAATAAAACTAGCACTAATGTTTCAATTCGCTTGCAACTTGGAACTGATACAAAAATAATTAATTCAATAATTAATGCATACAAAAATTATGCAAAGATAACACCAATTCCAAAAATTGGTTTGGTAATTGATGCTGATAAAGGAAAAGTTACTGATGTATCACAAGCAGTAGCAGAAATTATTTCAATTGGTGGAAAAGTAATGTTTGCTAAAGGCCAAACATCAAGCTATGGAATTACAAATGGATCAACAAAGGCCTCTGGTCCACTTTCAATAACTTTACAATCTGTTTCCATTAATCTTCCAAGATTAGCATTTGAATCAAACAAAGATGAAACTTACTTTAGAGCAAGACTTGCTCTACTAATGAAACCTGCCTTAGCTTCTATGGCATTAAGAAAGAAAGAGATCTCAGATCTTACACGAAGAGGTCTCAATCCAATTCTTGCAAAAAATACACAATACATGCAAAGAAGTTCTGTATCTTTGGTTGTAAATTTGGTAGGACTCAAAGAGGCAGTCTTTAACATACTTGGATTCCAAGACAACAAGGAAGGTCGAGATATTCTTCACAAGGTCATTGAAACTGCAGTTGATGTAGGTGCCAAAAAAGGCAAGGAATTAGGTGATACCGTGGCCATTTCCATGACTGAAACTGAAGGTTCTGCCCGATTTGCAACCCTTGATGGCGAAAAATATGGCAAAAATTCATCTCTAAATTCAATGGAATCTGATTTCTATTCTCAAGGTGTAGTAATCAAAGCATCTGAAGTCTCTGATTATACTAACAAAAGCGAGCCTATCTCTGAGTGTAATAAACTCTCAAAACTACTCAATGGTGGATTACTTGTGACATTAGATATTGACAAAAATGCAAAGATTGAGGCTATCAAAAAATCAATAGAGAAAACTTCTGAACTTACACCTTCATTCAAACTAGTAAGACATACTGCAATTTGTGGTGAGTGTGGTTTCAAAGATGAGCAATTTGATGACAAGTGTCCAAAGTGTAAATCCCCTTACGTTGTCTGA